The genome window TCAACAGAAATTGTGTGTGAATTCCATACTTTTGTATTTGTATTAGGATATTTCATTTAAATTTAATATTTTTGAATGTGTAATGCACAAATTGAATCATTGAATTCATAAATTGAACTTGTATTTCAAGATTTGAAACTGAATTGAATGAATATTGCATTCTGTTTTAAATTCTATTTCAATTGAATTGAATATTTAAATTCAATATTTATACATTCAGTTTCAATATGGTAGATATTGCATTAATTGTATGTGTATCAATTTGACAAGGTAGCATTTCAAGGGTATCAAAGTTTCATACATTCAAATGATCAGATGCATTCAGATTTAGTTTTCAAATTctgttttttaatttaattttacctttatttaacaaggcaagtcagttaagaacaaattcttattttcaatgatgaccGAGGAagaatgggttaactgccttgttcaggggcagaagttCTCTAAATTCAGATTCAAAACCAGAGACAACATGCTGGTACTTTCCCAGCCAggaaaggtagaggagaacagatagaATCAAACACTCTCTGTGGTAAACGGAAGCTTCTAGAGCCAATGTGAATTGAATTGATTTTCTTTCTATGAATTTGGCTCTAGCATTTGAATAAGATTTGGTTATAAGCTATTATGACTCGGTTCTTGAAAGCTAAGACCGTCTGGAACATGGACGTGCCTTCTGTTCACCTCTATAATGATCACAGGCCGCGCAGGACAGAAGGGAGTgtcacaaaaaacacaatttgGCCCCCATAAGAATATAGTTGAATAGCCCCGGTCATAGCCCCGGTCATAGCCTTCCACTTTCTATTTAATATTGCTCTTGTGAGTGAAAGGATTCGAACCAGATCTCCTGCAtgtcacaagactgtgttagcccattTAGCTAAAGCCTAGAAATTTGAATAGATTTTGATCTGATTATAGGTATAAATTCAAGAATTTCATGTAAAGGATGACTCGCTGCTTGCTTAAAGGAAAACTCTACCCAAAATatttaggattttttttattagtcCACTGTTCATAcaatcccaaaatgttttgcatgtcagcagtcaggtTTACAAGATATAGGATTTTCATAAAGCAAAGTGTCACTTGCCACGTCTTTTGTGTCATATGATGCATTtggcatcatcatgatgatgtggcaaTTGACACTTtacttcttgaaagtccaatatcttgaaaacttaacagctgacatgcaaaacattttgggactgtattaatgaaaaaaatacaaaaatattgtttttaggtggatttttcctttaacgTTACTGCTTCCCAATGATTCAGCTCATACTGAAACTCAAACTCAGGTTACTCATGAAAAGAGCGTGTTTGGTGGTTCATGCTCATTTGATGAGCCACCTTGCCTGAGACCTAAAGATTTGTTAGTTTGACATGTCTGAGTTTGTGTTAGACGTGTTAGTTTCAAGTCTCTGGCAAGGATAGTCATTACAAGAGTAACATGTGATTGACTGGGTTgactgtgttagcctgctgagctaaagcctagacaTTGGTTCTGTGACTTGGAAGGGTCTCTTCAAGGAGGAAGTGAAAGGGGGGTGAAGTGTAAGACAGGTGGTTTGGTGACCACGCTCGCATAATGAGTAACTTGTCTGAGACCTGAAAAGTTGCATTGTCTGGTGCATAGGAGCCCTGGGTTagaaccccatcaaacaaacaaacacgtcATTAGGTCTCAGGCAAGGTCTCATCACATGCATGGATCACCAAACCAACTCTGCTGCACTCTCATTAAATGGGGTGGACAGATCCTTCTGCTTCTGTTTGCCACAGAATGTGTTGTGCAGTAGGCCTGATTTCGAACCCAGTTAGCTATATTGGTGCCGTGATCTCTGAGTAtgaggtcaaaggggggtgaaATGTAACGGAGGTGGTTCAATGAACCACGCTCTTTTGATGAGTAACCTTGCTGAACACATTAAGACTTGTGTTAGCTTCCTGAACTCATCCCTTTGAGCTTTAGCTTagagggctaacacagtcttgtgacaTGCAAGAGACCTGGTTCTAACCCAGTCAGTCACAAGAACAATAAGAAATAGGGAGTGGAAAGGCTATCCTTAGAAGGGCTATGACAGGGCTATTCTACTATATTCTTATGGGGACCAAATAGCATTTATTTGTGACACTCCCTTCTAACGTGTCCTGTGCACCTGTGATCATCATAGACGGGAACAGAAGGCATGCCCATGTTCCAGAGAGTCTTAGCTTCCAGGAATGGGGTTATAATAGCTTATAGCCAAAACGGCTGAGACAAATTCATAGGAAGAAAATTGGCTTTAGAAACCGCCAGAAGCTTTGGTTTACCACAGAGAgcatctgttctcctctacctctcctggcTGGCAAAGTACAAGGATGTTGTCTGTAGTTTTGAATCTACATTTAGAGAACTTAATTTGAAAACTAAATCTGAATTCCTCTGAGAAATTGAATATATAAAACTTTGATGAACTTAAAATTATAGTTTGTAAACTTGATAAACAGACAATGAATGCAATATCTACCATATTGAAACTGAATGAATTGAAATATAATTTTAAAACGGAATGCAATATTCATTCAATTCAGtttcaaatcatgaaatacaagttcAATTTATACATTTGTGCATTACAAATTAAAAAATATTAAATTCAAATGTAATATCCTAATACGAATAAAAAATTATGGAATTCAAATACTATTTCTGTTGACACTGAAATCGCTCCATACCAGAGTCttaatatttgtattatttgctTACAGGAGCACACAGTAAATGGGGTAATTTTCTAAGAAAAAGAAAGTCCCCTCCCACATTCTAACCTCGCCTGCCAATGTATTCTGTGAAAACAAAGCCTATTTAACGCCAGCACTTATTTTACCTTAGCATTCAGAACTGTACATAAAAAACAATACCTGGCTCTCCATTCTGTCATCATGACTCTAATAAAGCTAGTTTAATTATTTGTCGAAGTCCCAAAACAAACAGATGATTAAGCACAATACACTCTTCCCCTGCAGTCTCGATTAAGGCACTGATCCCCACCCCTTCTTCAGAACAGGACACGCATCAACACTTCCCATCACAGGGAAACCCCCTACCTGATGACAGTATTGCACTGGAAAGCCATTTCACTTCCCCTTAGAGCCAGTAGTGGTTGCACATGCAAATCGACCAAAGGAGAAAGCAGTTATTACCTATATTACAGGCTTGGTATTCAGACCGTCTATCTTATTAATGAGTTGCAACAAGCAGGTTTAATTATGGATTAGATAAAGAACAAGGAACATAATTGGTTTCTTGTTGGGGATGTATATAGAATAAGTGAACAACCTATCAATAGGCCAACAAACATGGCAAGTTTGACTGTATATTTGGGTATTCACTGACATCGGCAGACATCTTCACAATCCTTCTTTATTGAAATCACACAGCAGCTCCAGTGCCCTTAAGACGGAAAGTCAGTCACCTTTCTTTCAAATAATTGTTAATGTTATTCCATTCTCCGGCCCACTTTATATGAGCAGATACAACAGTGTACAAGCTGCTAGAAAATAATTGTATCTTGTGGCACCAAGATCCTGTACTTTAATGTACAGTACTGTTCCTATGCTCTACCAGGGCTAGAAACCAGCTGAAGCAGTGCTACAGTTTACATTCACCCACAGTCTCAAACAACCATTCACTCATCCCCCTTCCCTGCAGGTCACATCTCTCCAAAAATACTCTTGTAAACGTATTTGTTTTCTCATTTCCTAGCTAGTGCAATTATAAATCTGGGCTCCTTATTACAGAAACAGGACCATGCTAAAGCTTACCCAAAATAACCATACGACAGGACATTATATATATTAAACACAACACAACTGGCCCAATCTTGAAAATGGCACATATAATAAAGCATTGGAAAGAGGAAATGTGATCTTGTTTGTCCTCTCTTGTTTCATTGTTATGTTATCCCAAGCATGCCAGCGTTTTGAAAGTTGGCCCAGTGTTGTTGAATGACATTGGGGACAAAAATAGATTTGTTTCTGAAACCAGATTAATCTTGTTTTTTAGTAaatatagaatagatgtttccaGAACAATAATATCTAACAAACATGATGTGCTTTCCCATCATGCAAttataaaacaacaaaaaaaggctGTCCATTCAAATTACTGTTTTGGGAGTTGATTAAACCTCATGTTTTTAACCAGGTGTTAGATTAAAGTACACATTCTTAAACTATAACATACATACAGTGTGGGTGTCTGATAGGCCTATCAATATGTTACCCCAAGCAACCCTTCCATTTAGACTCCCTACTTGTGGCAAAAATGAACAGCTAGAACAGACTAAATATATAAAAAGAAAAAGTGCGACAAAACTAGTAAATGCCGCTGTGCAACATTTTGTCTCTCATCTCCCTAACTGTCGTCGTCAGCATGACCGACCGTCCAAGTCCACTAACCTCAAACCTTCCAAGATAAGGGGGCAAATGTCAGTTACTTCTTTAGAACAGTAATATCTCAGCAGCTCCATAAGTTTACCATCAATCCCTCCCTATAACCTCTTCAAATAAGCCAGCAGAAATGTCTCATATTAGTTTCATTCAATAATTTACAACAATTAAAATTGTCGGAGGATGAAAGGAAGCTGTAGGCTGGGTGCTGTAGTCTTAGTGCCAATCCTTTCTTCTCAGCATGTCTCTAGCATGCCTCCACCCCAGGCCAAGGCCAAACCCAGGTTACACAAATCTGGGCCAAACGTAGGCCAAACGCATGACTCTGAAGAGAAACACGTATACTAGTCTCTCCTCCTCGGAGTATTAATGATATATCTTCAGGCAACTGCTGATTGTTTTCTGAATGCAGATTCATAAATGGctctgttttgttgttgttgttgattctcTGTATTCATTTTGCATGGAAGCTTTGTGTTAGTACATGTTTGTGTCTCTGGCATTGTGATactgtgtgtttttttgtaatgTATGCTAAATGATGCAAACACTGTTAAGCTGGTTGGTCAGTGTCTCAGATGCATCTGTACTGTATCAGATGTTAAAATCACAAGGTGTGTGggaacagtgtgtgtatatacgtgagTCTATCCGCCAAAAGACACAGGCAATGCATTGACTGGCTAATAGAAGAAATCATCTTGTATAAGGATGATCCATAGACAAAAAAGCCCTTCATATTTCCAGATCACTTGTTCAATCAGTTGGAAAACCACAACCCTTAAGCAACAGGATGAGAGGTTAAAAGTTTCTCCTCTCTGTCACAAAATCACATGCTTGGTTTTTCCCCACATGCAATTGTTCAACTGATTTGTTGCTCTGTATGTTGAGATGAGATCATATGATTTCTTCCAAGAATTTGTGTGGCACTTAAAGAAGGAATATGGTCATTTGTATTAAATACACTGATCCATGTTGTTCCTGTAGAGAACTGTATGTTCAGTCTCTCACACAGCCAGTGCAGTGTAAGCTGCTTCAACGTTACTGAGGTTATTTTCAGAACCCATTCTGCGTTCCTTTGAAAAGCGcaatacaggttaaataataacgcattaattattattatatctGTAACCCAAGTATGCCTAGTAGTTTAGGTGTACTGTGTACCCTAGGATTACTATGTTTatgtttgttcatttatttaagaGGATCACAATGGAGAACTTCAAACTTTTTGGTGACAAACTTGATGATTTTAAATGCATGTTTTAAATGATCAAatacatctatctatctattccaaGAAAGAGGGCTATCATTTTACAGTCTTATCTGATCCATCCCATAGATGTACAGTAAACTGTTGTGTAGCAAGTTCTACTACTATGCAGGAATGATAACACAACAGCGTTACTTTGTTCAGTTTTCTACAATGGGGTCTTGAAGATGAACCAGAACACAAAACATTATCTGGagaaatagtaaagtaatgtTTTTATATGTTTAAATGAGAGATTTCTTATATTCGCTAAGTCATTCTGCTTGTTCCCCAGCAATGCCTGTGTCTATTCAGCATAAAAATCTTGTACTTCTTGTACTCTCTGCCCTGCTAAAGAAtacactgcagtgtgtgtgtttttgtgtgtgtgtttgttcattgCACAGTACTGTAAGTTCTGCAAGCGTGGCTTCTCGTGCTGAGAGGTTCCCTTTGGAGAGCATGGAGGAGGACAAGAGATGGAGGAGAAAAGAAATAGCAAGCGATAGACAAAGTGTGGCGGTGGATGGATCGGAGACAGTAGTCAGGGGATGTTCACTATCAGGCCCTCTCAAAACTCCTCCCCTTCCTGTCCCGGGGCCATGACACCCCGCTCTCCGGCCTCGCCTCCCGGCATCATCGTTCCCTCCACACCATCCaaccccatctcctcctcctcctcctcctgctgttcaTCCCCCTCTGCCTGGGAACCAACGATCTCCGCGTCCACGTCCTCCCCTACAGCCACCCCCGATCCCGGGCTGCCCATGTCCAACAGGGCGTGAGTCCTGAGCGGGTCCTTGAGTTCCGGGTACAGCCTCTGGTCCAGGGAAAGGCTAGAGGGGTTCAGGGATTTGAAGTCGGTTTCGAAGGGGAGCACCACCCCGGGTCCGGCGGCTCCCAGGGCCAGGCCCAGGCCAACGCCAGCGGCCACCCCCACACCGGCCCGGTAGACCTCCATGCCGTCGGGTAGCATGGACTTGATCTTGGGCAGCCAGCGTTTGCGGACGCGCCGCGCGTTGGTGCACATGTCGGCGGCAATCACGTTCATctcactctccttgaagttgggCGCAAAGTTCTGacagtagactagagagagaaagagagagagagagagagagagagagagagagagagagagagagagagaaagagagagagagagacggagagagagagagagagagagagagacggagagagagagagagagagagacagggacagagagagagagagagagagagagagagagaaagagagagagacagggacagggacagggagagagagggggagttggaAGACATTCAGATTTGAAAATCTGTAGCCGTTTTGCCTGTGGCTcagtctacagtaccagtcaaaagtttggacacacctactcattcaagggtttttctttattttttatattttctacattgtagaatagtagtggacatcaaaactatgaaataacacatatggaaatgaTGTAGAAAccccaaaaagttttaaacaaatcaaaatatgtgctatattttagattcttcaaagtaaccaccctttgccttgatgacagctttgcacactcttggcattctctcagccagcttcatgaggaatgcttttccaaaagtcttgaaggagttcccacatatgctgagcacttgttggctgtttttccttcactctgcggtccaactcatcccaaaccatctcaattgggttgaggttgggtgattgtggaggccaggtcatctgatgcagcactccatcactctccttggtcaaatagcccttacacagcctggaggtgtgttttgggtcattgtcctgttgaaaaacaaatgatagtcccactaagcgcaaaccaggtgggatggcgtattgctgcagaatgctgtggtagccatgctgtttaagtgtgccttgaattctaaataaatcacagacagtgtcaccagcaaagaaccccacaccatcacacctcctcctccatgcttcacgatgggaaccacacatgcggagatcatccgttcacttactctgcatctcacaaagacacggcggttggaactaaaaatttcacatttggactcatcagaccgaaaGACAGAttgccaccggtctaatgtccattgctcgtgtttcttggcccaagcaagtctcatcttctcattggtgtcctttagtagtggtttctttgcagcaattcacccctgaaggcttgattcacacagtctcctctgaacagttgatgttgagatgtgtctcaagtcaatttctgaggtgcagttaactctaatgaacttatcctctgcagcagaggtaactctaggtcttcctttcctgtggtggaccttatgaaagccagtttcatcatagcgcttgatggtttttgcgactgcacttgaagaaactttcaaagttcttgaaatgtcctAAACGCAGAAGAAGGAacaaaattccacaaattaacttttaacaaggcacacctgttaattgaattgcattccaggtgactacctcatgaagctggttgagagaatgccaagagtgtgcaaagatgtcatcaaggcaaagggtggctactttgaagaatctcaaatagaaaatatattttgatttgtttaaccttttTTTGGTgaccacatgattccatgtgttatttcatcgttttgatgtcttcactattattctacaatgtagaaaacagttacaaaaaaaaaacttcaATGAGCAgttgtgcccaaacttttgactggaactgtatttGCATAGTTGACTGTTGTTTTAttataataaaacaaatattacacTTAAACAAGTGATGTTAAAATGTACTTGAGCTTCCATAAATTCACACCTCTTCAGTCATAATCTCATAAACCATCTACAATAGTTTGACTCTTAAACAAGAATCATTCAACCGAGGCTGCCACCCCCATGAACCATTATCCTCCATTCTAAACAAACAGATATTTCACAATGTAAGATCAAAGTTTGACCAGCGCCAGACTCACGTTTGACAGCATTGAGCACACGGCTGTCCAGAGGTTTCCTACTGGGGTCACTGGTTGAAGAACGGATGCCAGTTCCACAGCTGTTGGCCAGGGTGTTcctgcagacacacagagccAACACCAGAGGGCAGCGGTAACACCAAACCCATAGGATTACATGTCTCAACACGACTGACTGTGCTGCACTCCAAACCATAGATTTATGCTGACTTGAGAATATAcattcatacatatatattacacTTTGAAAGCAAGAAATATAAATGTAAGTTGGATATGTGGATGGATTTTGAGTATGAATATGACCCCACATGAAACAGATCATTATAAAAACTATACTGATAAGGTTAACATCATCTGAATCTGAGTCACACCTAAAACATGTAAATAATGTCATTATTAATCAATACCCTTAGACTAGCTTTGACTTACCTGTCGAAGAACGTGGCGAGCAGGCGACGCAGTAGGACTTTGTGTTTGATGCCAGCACACAGGTGACAGTTCATCAGCTGGCCCCGTGTCATGAACACAGATGTACCTTGGGTGGTATGATAGAGAGCTCCCTGAGTGAAATAGGTTTCCCTATCACTAATTCATTACCCTGTGTTTCTATCACTACTCCATTACCCTGTGTTTCTATCACTACTCCATTACCCTGTGTTTCTATCACTACTCCATTACCCTGTGTTTCCATCGCTACTCCATTACCCTGTGTTTCTATCACTTCTCCACTACCCTGTTTCTATCACTACTCCATTACCCTGTGTTTCTATCACTACTCCATTACCCTGTGTTTCCATCGCTACTCCATTACCCTGTGTTTCTATCACTACTCCATTACCCTGTGTTTCTATCACTACTCCATTACCCTGTGTTTCTATCGCTACTTTAAACATTTATGCTGTAAAAGTACTCTATCACCCTGACAGTGCTATTTCACTCCATCACTTATTTTGTATCCCTTTATTCGCATCACTTATGTGACAACTCTTATGAATACGATTTCCAAAGTATTTATAGCAAATGGCAAATCAACTTGAACTTGAACATTTCATACAGCATTTGATCTAATCTCTacctgactaggcatccccctttccaTTCCTTTTCCCTCAACCCTTTTACCAAAGACCAACAGAGACCTTGCACATTTGACCACTATTCATcaatctccctctcccctcctgcaGCCTACCTCCCACCAGCTCCAGTTTCTCCCCCGGGTCTCCCTCGGTGTAGAGCTTGGGGTGGCAGCGGTATCCGATCTGGCTGATGAGGCTGGCGGGCAGGGCCACCAGGTCCCTACGGACCAGCACACAGGAGCGGTTCTCCAGAGACAGGGGCATGGCTGCCATCTCTGGCTTGTCCTGGACTGGAGAGggacaggtgaggagagggggagggttaACTCTGTAGTGTAGGAATTCATAGGGAAGAGTTATGGATAGAACTATAAACCCTTTCTATAGAGAGGGAGGCCCTACGTGAAataaagagagacagaatgacaaagagagtgagagtcacacacatacacacactactatcTAGTCGTGAGGGTGTTTAATAAATGCTAAGTTCCAGATAAGCAATGTGCTGTATCATCATCTTGagggacacaggagagagagttactgGTTTCAGACTTTGGATTCTCTCCCAAAAACTTCCCATTAACCTCAAGATACTGTACATACAAACACTTACACCAGacacgtccacacacaccagatgtgctctctcacacacacacccgtttcttcttctatccttgtggggaccaaacaattgagtccagttcaaaatcatattttccctaacccctaaccttaaccccaaccctaattctaaccttaaccctatttGTAACTCGAACCCTaaacctaagcctaaaatagcaatTGTCCTTGTGGGGGACagcaaaatgtccccacttgtc of Salmo salar chromosome ssa01, Ssal_v3.1, whole genome shotgun sequence contains these proteins:
- the LOC106565718 gene encoding nucleus accumbens-associated protein 2 gives rise to the protein MSQLLHVEIPSFGSTVLVSLNEQRLLGQYCDVSILVKGQPFKAHRAVLAASSLYFRDLFSGSSKSQFELPSSVTPACFQLILSFCYTGKLTMAASEQLVVMYTAGYLQIQHIVERGMDLMFKANSPHCDSQTAAMEEQQPGSEPQSPSNNTLAGAGTSILGPQGWSPSLVLPTRKIKLEGCDPTPLGLPGLSHHKRGSSSSELGGRLSRGSSLFYTGSVGTTIFPGMQPYPVAGGERSSPGASSLPTTDSPTSYQNEDEEFEEEPYDGITEEAYSQIYGRSANPYGIQDKPEMAAMPLSLENRSCVLVRRDLVALPASLISQIGYRCHPKLYTEGDPGEKLELVGGTSVFMTRGQLMNCHLCAGIKHKVLLRRLLATFFDRNTLANSCGTGIRSSTSDPSRKPLDSRVLNAVKLYCQNFAPNFKESEMNVIAADMCTNARRVRKRWLPKIKSMLPDGMEVYRAGVGVAAGVGLGLALGAAGPGVVLPFETDFKSLNPSSLSLDQRLYPELKDPLRTHALLDMGSPGSGVAVGEDVDAEIVGSQAEGDEQQEEEEEEMGLDGVEGTMMPGGEAGERGVMAPGQEGEEF